From Enterobacteriaceae endosymbiont of Donacia simplex, one genomic window encodes:
- a CDS encoding ATP-binding cassette domain-containing protein, giving the protein MFYLFYFLKNYQKYIKKIFLGIFLSIINNLMNLFLSIISGYLLSSTFLLNIQNNNIYYNYIIPTTVIRFISIIKTITKYFEKIVQHNNTLYLLKNLRILILKKIFPLYPSNLTLIDNIEILNILISDIETLDFLYLQIITPFLIISIITLIILIYLILLNKIFFLILFFNIIILIIFYFFYFYKNGKIIGKKNIDIKKKYYYLVNNFLSNCIEYKIFEGINYISNKINILELKWEKIQLIKNNYSINSQLLINIITDINIIIILLYNHIYIDNVTLQYKIIIFILFLITFSKILFPLSNIFQNIHEIFFSAKKIFNIIKQKPIIYFIDINKNQNQNNINYSMNVNINNLFFYYNKKYPYILKNISLHIKKKQKIAITGYNGSGKSTLFMLLTRAWDPVKGNIYLNKYNLKKWDLWSLRKNISVLPQKIYLFSDTLKNNILLNNQYNVDINHKYLIEILKLVGLKKLLNKNLNLNQWMGEGGRILSGGELKKLGIARIILHNGNLILLDELTEGLDQNSSIKMINLILSIFKKKTVIFITHNIDIMKRMDCIYFMYNGFLIEKGTYDYLINKKGYYWNYIKNNIRL; this is encoded by the coding sequence ATGTTTTATTTATTTTATTTTTTAAAAAATTATCAAAAATATATTAAAAAAATTTTTTTAGGAATTTTTTTATCTATAATAAATAATTTAATGAATTTATTTTTATCAATAATATCTGGATATTTATTATCTTCTACTTTTTTATTAAATATTCAAAATAATAATATATATTATAATTATATTATTCCTACAACTGTTATTAGATTTATTTCAATAATAAAAACTATTACTAAATATTTTGAAAAAATAGTTCAACATAATAATACTTTATATTTATTAAAAAATTTAAGGATTTTAATTTTAAAAAAAATTTTTCCCTTATATCCATCTAATTTAACTTTAATTGATAATATTGAAATCTTAAATATATTAATTTCAGATATTGAAACATTAGATTTTTTATATTTACAAATAATTACACCTTTTTTAATAATAAGTATTATTACTTTAATAATTTTAATATATTTAATTTTATTAAATAAAATTTTTTTTCTTATTTTATTTTTTAATATTATTATATTAATAATATTTTATTTTTTTTATTTTTATAAAAATGGTAAAATAATAGGAAAAAAAAATATAGATATAAAGAAAAAATATTATTATTTAGTAAATAATTTTTTATCGAATTGTATAGAATATAAAATTTTTGAAGGTATAAATTATATATCTAATAAAATTAATATTTTAGAATTAAAGTGGGAAAAAATACAATTAATAAAAAATAATTATAGTATTAATTCACAATTATTAATAAATATTATAACTGATATTAATATAATTATTATATTATTATATAATCACATATATATTGATAATGTAACATTACAATATAAAATTATAATATTTATATTATTTTTAATAACGTTTTCTAAAATATTATTCCCTTTAAGTAATATTTTTCAAAATATTCATGAAATTTTTTTTTCAGCTAAAAAAATTTTTAATATTATAAAACAAAAACCAATTATTTATTTTATAGATATAAACAAAAATCAAAATCAAAATAATATTAATTATTCTATGAATGTAAATATAAATAATTTATTTTTCTATTATAATAAAAAATATCCATATATTTTAAAAAATATATCTTTACATATAAAAAAAAAACAAAAAATAGCAATTACCGGATATAATGGAAGTGGAAAATCTACATTGTTTATGTTATTAACTCGAGCTTGGGATCCTGTGAAAGGAAACATTTATTTAAATAAATATAATTTAAAAAAATGGGATTTATGGTCATTAAGAAAAAATATAAGTGTATTACCTCAAAAAATATATTTATTTAGTGATACGTTAAAAAACAATATTTTATTAAATAATCAATATAATGTAGATATTAATCATAAATATTTAATAGAAATTTTAAAATTAGTAGGTTTAAAAAAATTATTAAATAAAAATTTAAATTTAAATCAATGGATGGGAGAAGGAGGTAGAATCCTTTCGGGAGGAGAATTAAAAAAATTAGGTATAGCAAGAATTATATTACATAATGGAAATTTAATTTTATTAGATGAACTTACAGAAGGATTAGATCAAAATTCATCTATTAAAATGATTAATTTAATTTTATCTATTTTTAAAAAAAAAACAGTTATATTTATCACACATAATATTGATATTATGAAAAGAATGGATTGTATTTATTTTATGTATAATGGTTTTTTAATTGAAAAAGGTACATATGATTATTTAATAAATAAAAAAGGATATTATTGGAATTATATAAAAAATAATATAAGATTATAA
- the infA gene encoding translation initiation factor IF-1 — protein MSKEDNIEMQGTVLNTLPNTIFHVKLENGHIITAHISGKMRKNYIRILTGDKVTVELTPYDLEKGRIIFRSR, from the coding sequence ATGTCTAAAGAAGATAATATAGAAATGCAAGGTACAGTATTAAATACATTACCTAATACTATTTTTCATGTAAAATTAGAAAATGGACATATAATAACAGCTCATATTTCAGGTAAAATGAGAAAAAATTATATTCGTATTTTAACAGGAGATAAAGTTACTGTTGAATTAACACCTTATGATTTAGAAAAAGGTAGAATTATTTTTCGTAGTAGATAA